Genomic segment of candidate division KSB1 bacterium:
TCGAACCGCCTCAGGCGGCCGAATTGATCCTTCGCGCTCTGGAAGAACGTTTCGGATGCCCGAGGCCTTCCTTCGGCGGCACGAAGTGACCCGCGCCCGTGGGGATCAGGCTCTGCGGTGCGCCCGCGAGAAATGCTCGTGCACTACCTTCCAGGAGTCGTTCCGGCGGAGGTAGACGTGCGTCCCTCGGCCCCGCACGGAGCGGGTTCTGCCGCCGTCGGTAAGGCGCACCACCCAGTAGAACGTCACGATGGCCACGTCGCCGTAGACCACTACCTCCGGGTCCTGGATCTCGTAGCTCACCTCCTCGGCCTGGTCAAGGTAGTAGTGGAAGGTCTTTCGGAGGTCCTCAAGGCCGTGGAGCCGGTCGTGGCGGGTGGAGCTGAAACCGACCAGGGCGGGATCGAAGTGTGCGAGCACTTCGTCAATAGCCCGTCGGTTGAAGGCCTCCACCTGCCTCTGCTCCAGCTCGACGAGATGCTGTTCAACGTCTGCCATGACTTTCC
This window contains:
- a CDS encoding nuclear transport factor 2 family protein, which codes for MADVEQHLVELEQRQVEAFNRRAIDEVLAHFDPALVGFSSTRHDRLHGLEDLRKTFHYYLDQAEEVSYEIQDPEVVVYGDVAIVTFYWVVRLTDGGRTRSVRGRGTHVYLRRNDSWKVVHEHFSRAHRRA